From the genome of Chiloscyllium plagiosum isolate BGI_BamShark_2017 chromosome 29, ASM401019v2, whole genome shotgun sequence, one region includes:
- the LOC122564487 gene encoding C-C chemokine receptor type 9-like, protein MAEIPVTGFPGITDDYFYFLMFDPSLVSTSCETSGVRNFGKIFMPCFYSVVFLTGLLGNSLVVVIYVYYEKLKTVTDVYMMNLAIADLLFLCTLPFWAVDAYSEWIFGTFMCKLVNGAYTVNLYSCMLILTCISVNRYKSIVQATKMLNNGKKILHSKLVCVSIWVFAIILTLPEFILSKAYSGLPDKTICTVVYPSDFSSVIKVGVYVTQLVVGFLIPFLAMIICYSVIAKTLLQDKGFQKQRSLKIIVVVVVAFVICELPFSIILLMQTLQIFSEEIPSCEYTVNVDYAIIVTESLAYLHCCLNPILYVFLGVKFRNSFLKILKDIGCISQKQMAGLLKTECETSRPVSGVSESTSIHPL, encoded by the exons ATGGCAGAG ATACCTGTCACTGGGTTTCCAGGCATCACCGACGATTATTTCTACTTTCTAATGTTTGACCCTTCATTGGTTTCAACATCTTGTGAAACATCAGGCGTCAGAAACTTTGGGAAGATTTTTATGCCCTGTTTTTATTCAGTTGTATTTCTGACAGGACTTCTGGGGAACTCTTTGGTTGTTGTGATATACGTTTACTATGAGAAGCTGAAGACCGTGACAGATGTCTACATGATGAATCTGGCGATTGCTGACTTGCTCTTTCTCTGCACCCTGCCATTCTGGGCGGTTGATGCATACTCTGAATGGATTTTTGGAACTTTTATGTGCAAACTTGTGAATGGTGCATACACTGTCAATCTTTACAGCTGTATGCTAATACTCACCTGTATAAGTGTCAACAGGTACAAATCTATTGTTCAAGCAACAAAAATGCTTAATAATGGAAAGAAAATACTTCACAGTAAGTTAGTGTGTGTGAGCATTTGGGTATTTGCAATCATTTTGACTCTTCCAGAATTCATACTAAGCAAAGCATATTCTGGATTACCTGATAAAACAATCTGTACTGTAGTATATCCTTCAGATTTCAGTAGTGTCATCAAAGTAGGAGTGTATGTAACCCAGTTGGTAGTGGGATTTCTGATACCCTTTCTGGCCATGATCATTTGCTATTCAGTCATCGCAAAAACTCTGCTCCAGGATAAGGGGTTTCAGAAGCAGAGATCATTAAAGATTATCGTTGTAGTTGTAGTTGCATTTGTGATTTGTGAGCTGCCATTCAGCATTATTTTGTTGATGCAAACTCTACAGAtcttcagtgaagaaattcctagTTGTGAATACACAGTGAATGTAGACTATGCAATTATTGTAACGGAGAGTTTAGCATATCTACACTGTTGTCTCAATCCTATTCTTTATGTATTTCTTGGTGTGAAGTTTAGAAATAGTTTTCTGAAGATTTTAAAAGATATTGGCTGTATCAGTCAAAAACAAATGGCTGGGCTTCTGAAAACTGAGTGTGAGACATCACGACCTGTCTCAGGTGTATCCGAATCAACAAGTAtacatcctttataa